The following are from one region of the Candidatus Dadabacteria bacterium genome:
- a CDS encoding diphthine--ammonia ligase, with the protein MSETIALCFSGGKDSAMALQEIRRRGGYRVAELVTTVTDAYDRVSMHGVRRALLRRQAESLGLPLMEVVVPPESSNAVYEREMGKAFSRIRDKGIRQVAFGDIFLEDLRDYRERQLAASGLTCLFPIWKRPTRSLAQTFIDEGFCAVTVCVDSEVLDKSFAGRHFDIAFLNDLPSSVDPCGENGEFHTFVFDGPIFSHPIEFTGGTVVERDGFFFYDLLLS; encoded by the coding sequence TTGAGCGAGACGATCGCCCTTTGCTTCAGCGGCGGCAAGGACAGCGCCATGGCGCTTCAGGAAATTCGAAGGCGCGGAGGATACCGCGTGGCGGAACTTGTGACGACGGTAACTGACGCCTACGACCGGGTGAGCATGCACGGAGTGCGCCGCGCACTGCTTCGCAGGCAGGCAGAGTCCCTAGGTCTGCCGCTTATGGAAGTCGTGGTACCGCCGGAATCGTCAAATGCTGTCTACGAACGGGAAATGGGAAAGGCGTTCTCCAGGATTCGCGACAAGGGCATTCGCCAAGTCGCCTTCGGCGATATATTCTTGGAAGATCTCAGGGATTACAGAGAACGACAGCTTGCAGCCTCGGGACTAACCTGCCTCTTTCCTATATGGAAGCGACCGACACGGTCTTTAGCCCAAACCTTTATAGATGAGGGATTCTGTGCGGTAACGGTATGTGTTGACTCAGAGGTGCTGGATAAGTCTTTTGCGGGGCGCCATTTCGACATAGCGTTTCTTAACGACCTTCCAAGCAGTGTCGACCCCTGCGGGGAGAACGGCGAATTTCACACGTTTGTTTTCGACGGACCGATATTCTCCCACCCGATTGAGTTCACAGGCGGTACGGTAGTTGAAAGAGATGGTTTCTTTTTCTATGACCTCTTGCTAAGTTAA
- a CDS encoding periplasmic heavy metal sensor, which produces MRNPVRLLVLLLVVLGVVLIGFATGRGCDRHQVKRGERIIALLDQSSLPEARRAELKEKLRTALPDAERKKVRRQLSGEVIAILEAEQFNAQAYRESLDKMFLERHRQKRRVLEVIAEIASELNWEERKALADILRRSSKFRHLPRIN; this is translated from the coding sequence ATGAGAAACCCGGTCAGATTATTAGTACTGTTGTTGGTTGTCCTGGGAGTTGTTCTCATAGGTTTTGCAACTGGGCGAGGGTGCGACCGTCATCAAGTGAAGCGGGGAGAGCGTATAATCGCCCTACTTGACCAATCTTCCCTTCCGGAAGCAAGGCGCGCCGAGCTTAAGGAAAAACTGCGCACTGCGCTTCCCGATGCGGAGAGGAAAAAAGTAAGACGTCAGCTGAGCGGGGAGGTAATCGCTATTCTCGAGGCGGAGCAATTCAATGCTCAAGCTTACCGGGAGAGCCTGGATAAGATGTTTCTGGAGCGCCATAGGCAGAAGCGGCGGGTTCTCGAAGTTATAGCCGAGATAGCATCCGAGCTTAACTGGGAGGAACGAAAAGCTCTTGCGGATATACTTCGCCGGTCGTCTAAGTTCAGACATCTCCCGCGGATAAATTGA
- a CDS encoding sigma-70 family RNA polymerase sigma factor: METNRMAKESPDDESLLERVGEGDRAAFAVLVRRHSDRYYRLAYRYTARREEAEDIVQAAFIKLWETPDIWDPRRGARFTTWFYRVVVNLCLDSRKKRAEAAVPESLEPKDENPDSESKVAESEEKALLAREIKRLPPRQKTALILCFYEELRHEDAAEIMKISVSAIRSLLMRAKATLRREMGRYL, encoded by the coding sequence ATGGAAACAAACCGCATGGCAAAAGAGTCACCGGACGATGAAAGCTTGCTTGAACGTGTAGGCGAAGGCGACCGTGCGGCGTTCGCCGTGCTTGTAAGGAGGCATAGCGACAGGTATTACCGGCTTGCCTACCGCTACACTGCTAGGCGTGAGGAAGCAGAAGACATAGTGCAGGCGGCATTTATAAAGCTGTGGGAGACCCCGGATATATGGGATCCTCGAAGGGGAGCAAGGTTCACTACCTGGTTTTACCGGGTGGTGGTGAATCTCTGTCTTGACAGCAGGAAAAAACGCGCCGAGGCGGCGGTCCCCGAATCTCTTGAACCAAAAGATGAAAACCCCGACTCGGAAAGCAAGGTTGCCGAGAGCGAGGAGAAGGCCTTGCTTGCAAGGGAGATTAAGAGGTTGCCTCCGAGACAGAAAACCGCTTTGATCCTGTGCTTCTACGAGGAACTGAGACATGAGGACGCCGCCGAGATCATGAAGATAAGCGTTTCGGCGATTCGCTCTTTACTAATGAGGGCCAAGGCGACACTCAGACGGGAGATGGGCCGTTATCTTTGA
- a CDS encoding glycosyltransferase family 4 protein translates to MKKYEGLRVLYVGSHPLFTEGASAVHMLKMCQAMANLGIEVECVLPGRVNKERLFSYYGIKTPFRVTSIALSGGPARRPLHGFLSAFYARRKRNDFDFVLTRDLVFAWFATKALGVPTVYDAHHPPVNWAAERIISSFSRSKNLLGMSFNSRGLHDIYFCLGMTGQNPIVAPNGFEREAFEGEHNISSLRERLGLPLGRKIVCYCGNTYRGRGLEILVRAAAQMPEVEFLIVGGREKDNALWREMVRQDGSANFKIEGFVRQREVPSYLLASDVLVMPYSSKVTIRDGTEAGKFTSPLKLFEYMAAGKPIVATGVPSVLEILRPGENSIVTPPDKGGEFIRALGLMLADSELCARISEGARSDAAEYTWEKRVERIIDGVGVDAV, encoded by the coding sequence ATGAAAAAATACGAAGGACTGAGAGTGCTTTACGTAGGAAGCCACCCGCTCTTTACAGAAGGGGCAAGCGCCGTTCACATGCTCAAGATGTGTCAGGCGATGGCCAATCTGGGAATCGAGGTTGAGTGCGTCCTGCCGGGGCGGGTTAACAAGGAAAGACTTTTTTCATATTACGGTATTAAGACTCCTTTTCGCGTAACCTCGATTGCGCTTTCGGGCGGGCCTGCTAGGCGGCCGCTACATGGTTTTTTGAGTGCTTTTTATGCCCGGAGAAAAAGAAATGATTTTGATTTTGTGCTCACCAGGGACCTTGTTTTTGCTTGGTTCGCGACCAAGGCTCTCGGGGTTCCGACGGTCTACGATGCTCACCACCCTCCGGTTAACTGGGCGGCCGAAAGAATAATAAGTTCTTTTTCCCGCTCGAAGAACCTGCTCGGGATGTCCTTTAACTCGCGGGGGCTACACGACATATACTTCTGCCTCGGGATGACGGGGCAAAATCCCATAGTTGCACCGAACGGCTTCGAACGGGAGGCATTCGAAGGAGAACACAACATTTCCTCGCTCCGGGAGCGTCTCGGTCTTCCGCTCGGGAGAAAAATAGTGTGCTACTGTGGGAATACTTACAGGGGAAGAGGGCTTGAGATTCTAGTGCGTGCCGCGGCACAAATGCCCGAAGTCGAGTTTCTCATTGTCGGGGGCAGGGAGAAGGACAACGCGCTTTGGCGCGAGATGGTGAGGCAAGATGGATCGGCCAATTTCAAAATAGAGGGGTTTGTGCGACAACGGGAAGTACCTTCTTACCTCCTTGCCTCAGATGTTTTGGTTATGCCCTATTCGTCCAAGGTAACGATAAGGGACGGGACGGAGGCAGGGAAGTTTACTTCTCCGCTTAAGCTTTTCGAGTATATGGCCGCTGGAAAACCCATTGTTGCTACCGGGGTTCCGTCGGTTCTTGAGATATTGAGGCCGGGGGAGAACTCGATTGTTACTCCTCCTGATAAAGGGGGGGAGTTTATTCGGGCGCTTGGCCTCATGCTTGCTGATTCGGAGCTCTGCGCTCGGATTTCAGAAGGGGCCCGCTCGGACGCTGCCGAATACACGTGGGAGAAGAGGGTGGAGAGGATAATTGACGGGGTTGGGGTTGACGCTGTGTGA
- a CDS encoding FtsX-like permease family protein: MNPLLSIDISYRAIRSNKVRSFLTTLGIIIGVAAVISLVSITGGAKKMIEGQLASLGANSLAVKSGKITKSGKTLLGGNVKPLTRKDVEAIRNLESVKYVSAISNTTANVVSGNRNVFTAVIGTGKDFIFINDWFPERGTFFNEIDVREAALVCVLGKTVKENLFGSQDPIGKNLRIGKYTYRVIGVMSPIGPTPSGKDQDDIVLLPYTSVQKRLVGTRSLDRITIFVDPSYDLALAQGQVEKVLRRQHGIKDEMEDDFSVRTQQTQINTIKNVSRILTVLLGSIASISLVVGGIGIMNIMLVSVGERTREIGIRLAVGAKEKNILVQFLIESVLLSLVGGAIGTAAGILISKLASAITGWPTQISVLSIIVAFLFSALVGIVFGIYPAKKAAALNPIEALRYE, translated from the coding sequence ATGAATCCACTTCTCTCGATCGATATCTCATACAGAGCGATAAGGAGCAACAAGGTAAGATCGTTTCTTACCACTCTGGGAATAATCATAGGTGTCGCGGCGGTAATTTCCCTTGTATCGATAACCGGCGGCGCGAAGAAAATGATAGAGGGACAGCTCGCGTCCCTCGGAGCCAACTCCCTGGCAGTAAAGAGCGGAAAAATTACAAAGAGCGGAAAAACCCTCCTCGGGGGTAATGTAAAACCACTTACAAGGAAAGATGTGGAAGCGATAAGAAATCTTGAATCGGTCAAATACGTCTCAGCGATATCCAACACGACCGCCAATGTGGTCTCGGGAAACAGAAACGTTTTTACCGCCGTGATAGGAACAGGAAAAGACTTCATATTCATAAACGACTGGTTTCCCGAGAGGGGAACGTTTTTCAATGAGATTGACGTAAGGGAAGCGGCCCTCGTCTGCGTGCTGGGAAAGACCGTGAAGGAAAATCTGTTCGGAAGCCAAGACCCTATAGGAAAAAACCTGAGAATCGGCAAATACACCTACAGGGTTATCGGGGTGATGTCCCCGATCGGTCCCACTCCCAGCGGAAAAGACCAGGACGATATCGTTCTGCTTCCCTACACCTCTGTTCAGAAGAGGCTTGTCGGAACCAGATCGCTCGACAGAATCACGATTTTCGTGGACCCCTCCTACGATCTCGCTCTCGCCCAAGGGCAAGTGGAAAAAGTTCTGCGAAGACAGCACGGGATCAAAGACGAAATGGAAGACGATTTTTCCGTAAGAACTCAGCAAACGCAGATAAACACCATAAAGAACGTCTCAAGAATCCTTACCGTGCTTCTCGGAAGCATAGCGTCGATCTCGCTTGTTGTGGGAGGAATCGGGATAATGAACATAATGCTCGTCTCGGTAGGGGAAAGAACAAGGGAAATAGGCATCAGGCTCGCCGTAGGGGCTAAGGAGAAAAACATACTGGTCCAGTTTCTAATCGAATCCGTACTTCTTTCCCTTGTAGGCGGCGCGATAGGAACGGCGGCCGGAATACTGATCTCCAAGTTAGCTTCGGCGATAACCGGCTGGCCCACCCAGATATCCGTGCTGTCTATAATCGTGGCTTTTCTGTTCTCAGCCCTCGTCGGTATAGTCTTCGGCATATACCCCGCGAAAAAAGCGGCGGCGCTTAATCCAATAGAAGCTCTGAGGTATGAGTAA
- a CDS encoding glycosyltransferase translates to MSKKSNARPKKILFVSPNLAAGGAQRQLINIANGLHRRGYEVSVFLFYDKGNLRNSLDKNIKIFSPCSIKFLQRPKLLGILYGTLRLLGIVVTEKPDLLYSRQWPKIPVAIIGKILKVKTVSVEGNNLEHTLLLRKRPLLFRIRKLCAQLSDKVVANSRSLAYEVKEVFSLDSEVEVIYNGIDIEDIRKKSKEEQNHKWLGTEAPLILAMGYLKDEQKGFSYLLEALEIVNRSKSARLIIIGNGKKEKLEELSERLSIRDKTDFFSTVPNPFPYMARADIFACSSLYEGLSNVILEALALGKPVISTDHKHGANEIIENGKNGILVPIRDPQKMADAILKVLEDGELRQSLEAEAKKRSENFSRDKMISGYEKLFGDM, encoded by the coding sequence ATGAGTAAGAAATCCAACGCCCGCCCTAAAAAGATCCTTTTCGTCTCTCCCAATCTCGCGGCCGGAGGAGCTCAGAGGCAACTAATCAATATCGCTAACGGCTTGCACCGCAGAGGATACGAAGTCTCGGTCTTTTTGTTCTATGACAAAGGAAACTTGAGGAATTCCCTCGATAAAAACATAAAAATATTTTCCCCATGCTCCATAAAGTTTCTGCAAAGACCGAAGCTCCTCGGGATCCTTTATGGAACACTGAGACTTCTGGGGATCGTAGTGACCGAAAAACCGGATCTGCTCTACAGCAGGCAGTGGCCCAAGATACCAGTCGCCATAATAGGAAAAATCCTGAAAGTTAAGACGGTTTCAGTTGAGGGGAACAACCTTGAACACACGCTTCTTCTAAGAAAAAGACCGCTTCTATTTCGGATCAGGAAACTGTGCGCGCAACTCTCGGATAAGGTGGTCGCCAATTCCAGAAGCCTCGCCTACGAAGTAAAAGAGGTGTTCAGTCTAGATTCCGAAGTGGAGGTAATTTACAACGGTATCGACATCGAGGATATAAGAAAAAAATCAAAAGAGGAGCAAAATCACAAATGGCTTGGAACCGAAGCGCCTCTCATACTCGCGATGGGGTACCTAAAGGACGAGCAGAAAGGGTTTTCTTATCTCCTTGAGGCCCTTGAAATCGTAAACCGCTCAAAATCCGCACGACTGATAATTATCGGAAACGGCAAAAAGGAAAAACTGGAAGAACTCTCAGAGAGACTTTCAATAAGAGACAAAACGGATTTTTTCAGTACGGTCCCTAATCCTTTTCCCTACATGGCAAGAGCCGACATCTTTGCGTGTTCTTCCTTATACGAAGGACTCTCAAACGTTATTCTCGAAGCACTGGCTCTGGGAAAACCGGTGATATCCACGGACCACAAACACGGCGCAAACGAAATCATCGAGAACGGAAAAAACGGAATTCTCGTACCCATAAGAGATCCGCAAAAAATGGCGGATGCCATCCTGAAAGTACTGGAAGACGGAGAACTGAGGCAAAGTCTGGAAGCAGAAGCGAAGAAAAGATCGGAGAACTTTTCAAGAGATAAGATGATCTCCGGATACGAAAAACTCTTCGGCGACATGTAG
- a CDS encoding oligosaccharide flippase family protein, whose translation MNELKADKKELTKNVSWLFVAKSVPSAANIVEMIILARFLGLELFGLLTLVVAYVKIVSSLLDFRVWESVVKYVGEFTEKNESDNALSMIKFSYLVDVATGLLAFAVCVLLAGVANDVFIKSPDGFELVLIFSFSLVIATANATSEALFRVFDKFKTIVFVKSSKAVFKLSSVLIALYLGYGIRGVLFAYVAVSFFEFLLTQIVVSRMLRDKGLGSWFSSRIGLLSHRMREITWFLVNTSFNATLTIANEGKIAVLVLGYFFTTEAAGLYKVARAVIKVIGRITDPLYEAIFPKLVSLSTLNLYDRLVEIVKFSVRSLLKFIVPVLIVILLFTEQFIGLIFGDQYVPASNTMRVLTIGVLFTGATFWLTPLLLAVGRPGLRTAVSMFKILGYVALLLVLVPKYSYMGAGITYLVVEFVHFLAALYLAQRLKHVYLR comes from the coding sequence ATGAATGAACTAAAAGCGGACAAAAAGGAACTTACGAAAAACGTGTCTTGGCTTTTTGTGGCAAAGTCCGTTCCATCCGCTGCTAACATAGTGGAAATGATTATTCTGGCAAGATTTCTTGGGCTTGAACTCTTTGGTCTGCTGACTTTGGTTGTCGCTTACGTGAAAATCGTAAGTTCTCTTCTTGATTTCAGAGTCTGGGAATCCGTTGTGAAATATGTGGGTGAGTTTACGGAGAAAAATGAATCGGACAATGCTTTATCAATGATAAAATTCTCTTACTTAGTTGACGTTGCAACTGGTCTTTTAGCTTTTGCGGTCTGTGTTTTGCTTGCCGGAGTGGCTAATGATGTATTCATAAAATCTCCTGACGGGTTTGAACTGGTCCTGATTTTTTCTTTCAGCTTAGTGATTGCTACCGCTAATGCCACGTCCGAAGCACTTTTCAGGGTGTTTGACAAGTTCAAAACGATTGTTTTCGTTAAGTCATCAAAGGCGGTTTTTAAGCTGAGTTCCGTATTGATAGCCTTATATCTCGGTTACGGAATCAGGGGTGTACTTTTCGCCTATGTAGCCGTTTCGTTCTTTGAATTTTTACTGACTCAGATAGTGGTCAGCAGGATGCTTAGGGATAAGGGGCTTGGCAGTTGGTTTTCATCGAGAATAGGACTTCTTTCGCACAGGATGAGAGAGATAACGTGGTTTCTGGTCAACACGAGCTTTAACGCGACGTTGACGATAGCCAATGAGGGGAAAATCGCCGTTTTGGTGCTGGGATATTTTTTCACCACGGAGGCTGCGGGTTTATACAAAGTTGCAAGGGCTGTCATCAAAGTGATTGGGAGGATTACGGATCCCTTATATGAGGCAATTTTCCCGAAGCTTGTAAGTCTTTCAACGTTGAATTTATATGACAGGCTAGTTGAAATCGTGAAGTTTTCCGTTAGGAGCCTGCTAAAATTCATAGTACCGGTTCTTATCGTAATACTTCTGTTTACGGAACAGTTCATTGGCCTCATTTTCGGTGACCAGTACGTGCCCGCTTCCAATACCATGAGGGTGCTGACAATAGGGGTTCTCTTTACGGGAGCCACATTCTGGCTAACTCCGTTGCTTCTGGCTGTTGGAAGACCTGGACTGAGAACGGCAGTCAGTATGTTTAAAATATTGGGGTATGTTGCTTTATTGCTTGTGTTAGTTCCAAAATATTCATACATGGGCGCCGGCATCACTTACCTTGTTGTGGAATTTGTTCATTTCCTAGCGGCCCTTTATTTGGCGCAGAGGCTTAAACATGTGTATTTGAGGTGA
- a CDS encoding class I SAM-dependent methyltransferase — protein MWRFIKRNIRFARVYIRKQIYLSKNNSSRPGNLRWLIETEQKYGGYIGGLPRRVMSEHHDSHTKAKLERRLMQGGDRMLFHDYGKVYARYLAPFVSSSDSFTLIELGILKGTGLALWCDLFESGRIIGLDIDLEYFNANIDKLKGLGAFANNMPELHYFDQYEDNHEHLGDILGHDKIDIFIDDGVHDSEAIMKTMECVVPYLSDRFVYFVEDNKWVHSQIRQSYPDFTVASYGRFTVVTSSPIQQ, from the coding sequence ATGTGGCGTTTTATTAAACGAAACATTCGTTTTGCCAGAGTTTACATTCGGAAACAAATATATCTTAGCAAAAACAACTCTTCGCGACCTGGGAATCTAAGATGGCTGATCGAGACAGAGCAAAAATATGGAGGATATATAGGCGGTTTGCCTCGTAGAGTTATGAGCGAGCACCATGATTCGCATACCAAAGCCAAATTGGAGCGTCGACTCATGCAAGGGGGGGATCGCATGTTGTTTCATGATTACGGGAAAGTGTACGCAAGATATCTTGCCCCTTTCGTTTCCAGCTCTGACTCTTTTACTCTCATAGAACTCGGCATTTTAAAGGGAACGGGTCTTGCCTTGTGGTGCGATCTGTTTGAATCTGGACGGATAATAGGTCTCGATATTGATCTTGAATATTTCAATGCGAATATTGACAAGCTAAAGGGCTTGGGAGCTTTCGCAAATAACATGCCGGAACTGCATTACTTTGATCAGTATGAAGATAATCATGAACACTTGGGGGACATTCTGGGCCATGACAAAATCGATATTTTTATTGACGATGGTGTCCATGACTCCGAAGCCATCATGAAAACAATGGAGTGTGTAGTTCCTTATCTTTCTGATCGGTTTGTGTATTTCGTTGAAGACAACAAGTGGGTGCATTCACAGATTCGACAAAGCTATCCTGATTTTACTGTTGCAAGTTATGGGCGTTTCACGGTTGTTACGTCGAGCCCAATCCAGCAATAG
- a CDS encoding EamA family transporter codes for MRATLIGFSAILMWSLLALLTASSGKVPPFQLAAMCFSIAASIGLIALSAKPSGFRNLRQPLHIWFLGVGGLFGYHFFYFTALRNAPAVEASLIGYLWPLLIVVGSTFLPGERLGWHHITGVLAGLAGTVLIVSKNSLSFDDSFAFGYGAALLSAFTWAAYSLLSRRFGAVPTDVVTGFCAMTATLSLICHLALEQTVWPQGTGQWLAVVGLGLLPVGAAFYAWDFGVKHGDIRALGTASYAAPLLSTLILIASGVGQADWRIALACVLITGGAVLAAKDLLFASARQEERAEE; via the coding sequence ATGCGAGCAACGCTGATCGGATTTAGCGCAATCCTTATGTGGTCGCTGCTGGCCCTTCTGACGGCCTCATCAGGGAAAGTGCCGCCATTCCAGCTTGCCGCGATGTGTTTTTCGATTGCCGCCTCCATCGGACTGATCGCACTTTCCGCAAAGCCGTCGGGCTTTCGCAATTTGCGCCAGCCCTTGCACATATGGTTTCTCGGCGTTGGAGGACTGTTCGGCTATCACTTTTTCTATTTCACCGCACTGCGCAACGCACCGGCTGTTGAAGCGAGTCTGATCGGCTATCTCTGGCCCCTGCTTATTGTCGTTGGTTCAACGTTCCTTCCCGGAGAGCGGCTTGGCTGGCATCACATAACAGGCGTACTGGCTGGTCTGGCGGGAACAGTGCTGATCGTTTCGAAAAACAGCCTTTCTTTCGATGATAGCTTTGCCTTCGGCTATGGCGCGGCGCTGCTCTCCGCCTTTACCTGGGCTGCCTACTCTCTTCTGTCACGGCGGTTCGGCGCGGTTCCGACCGATGTCGTCACCGGATTCTGCGCAATGACGGCCACTCTTTCGCTCATCTGCCATCTGGCGCTGGAACAGACCGTCTGGCCGCAAGGAACCGGACAATGGCTCGCCGTCGTCGGCCTCGGCCTGTTGCCTGTGGGTGCCGCCTTTTACGCTTGGGACTTTGGAGTCAAACACGGCGATATCCGGGCCTTAGGTACTGCGAGCTATGCAGCGCCGCTGCTTTCAACCCTGATCCTTATTGCATCAGGTGTCGGCCAAGCCGACTGGCGCATCGCTCTTGCCTGCGTCCTGATCACCGGGGGTGCCGTGCTGGCCGCAAAGGATCTGTTGTTTGCGTCGGCGCGCCAAGAAGAACGGGCAGAGGAATGA
- the xerC gene encoding tyrosine recombinase XerC, with amino-acid sequence MNELLESFIKHLSDERNYSEHTVKAYRGDLENFCDFLLKEEKKIEEADVATINAYISTLYGKNSPASVERKISAVRSFFSYLVKKNIVARNPAKLVRTPKKEKHLPVFLSVDEVFNLVDVKDPENSPLRVRDRAILELLYSSGLRVSELAEATLANLSIGEAIIRVRGKGNKERIVPVGSKALSALGEYLQIREKLKPVSDHIFLNSRGGGITTRSLARIIKKYGLVSGISKNVSPHVLRHSFATHLLAGGADLRAIQEMLGHASLSTTQKYTHLSVERIMEVYDKTHPNA; translated from the coding sequence ATGAACGAACTACTCGAAAGCTTCATAAAGCACCTCTCGGACGAAAGAAACTATTCGGAACACACGGTAAAAGCCTACAGGGGCGATCTTGAGAATTTCTGCGATTTTCTCTTAAAAGAGGAAAAGAAAATCGAGGAAGCAGACGTCGCAACCATAAACGCGTACATCTCAACCCTCTACGGAAAAAACTCCCCTGCTTCGGTCGAGAGAAAAATATCGGCCGTGAGATCCTTTTTCTCGTATCTCGTAAAAAAGAACATCGTGGCACGGAACCCCGCAAAACTTGTGCGCACCCCTAAAAAAGAAAAGCATCTCCCCGTGTTTTTAAGCGTGGACGAGGTATTCAATCTCGTCGACGTAAAGGATCCTGAGAATAGCCCTCTTCGCGTGCGTGACAGGGCGATTCTTGAGCTTCTTTACTCAAGCGGCCTACGGGTAAGCGAACTCGCGGAAGCCACCCTCGCCAACTTGAGCATAGGAGAGGCGATAATAAGGGTGCGCGGCAAGGGGAACAAAGAGAGGATAGTTCCCGTGGGATCAAAGGCGCTTTCCGCCCTAGGAGAATATCTACAGATAAGGGAAAAGTTAAAACCCGTATCTGATCATATATTCCTTAATTCCAGGGGAGGCGGGATAACCACGAGAAGTCTCGCGCGGATAATAAAAAAATACGGTCTTGTCTCCGGGATATCGAAAAACGTAAGTCCCCACGTGCTTAGGCACTCTTTCGCAACACATCTGCTCGCGGGCGGAGCCGACCTTAGGGCGATCCAAGAGATGCTCGGCCACGCAAGCCTCTCGACCACTCAGAAATACACCCATCTCTCGGTCGAGCGGATAATGGAGGTATACGACAAGACCCACCCGAACGCCTAG
- the hslV gene encoding ATP-dependent protease subunit HslV, whose product MSQFHGTTILCVKKDGRVALGGDGQVTMGATAVKHNANKIRKMYGGKICAGFAGSTADAMTLFDKFEGKLEEFRGSLERAAVELAKEWRTDRILRRLEALLIVANAETMLIISGSGDIIEPDESVIAIGSGGPFAQAAALALAKYSELSATEIVERSLEIAAGICIYTNSHISIEEIE is encoded by the coding sequence ATGAGCCAGTTTCACGGAACAACGATACTCTGCGTTAAAAAAGACGGCCGGGTGGCCTTGGGGGGCGACGGCCAGGTGACCATGGGGGCGACCGCGGTAAAACATAACGCGAACAAGATAAGGAAGATGTACGGCGGGAAGATCTGCGCCGGCTTCGCGGGCTCGACGGCTGACGCCATGACTCTTTTTGACAAATTCGAGGGAAAGCTTGAAGAATTCCGCGGCAGCCTAGAGCGTGCCGCGGTCGAACTTGCGAAGGAATGGAGAACCGACAGGATCCTTAGAAGACTCGAGGCCCTGCTTATAGTGGCCAACGCGGAGACCATGCTTATAATTTCTGGAAGCGGAGACATAATAGAGCCCGACGAGAGCGTGATAGCCATAGGATCGGGAGGTCCCTTCGCCCAGGCAGCGGCCCTAGCTCTTGCCAAGTACTCGGAGCTCTCCGCCACGGAAATAGTTGAGCGCTCCCTTGAGATCGCAGCCGGTATCTGCATTTACACAAACAGCCACATATCGATAGAGGAAATAGAATAG